Proteins from a genomic interval of Chitinophagales bacterium:
- a CDS encoding OmpA family protein: MKFNALVFGLIAVILTFSSCVSKKKYNSLLSEKESLEMRMKTTPKTPNKDEQLKGELQRKDAELDAIRAKIKESNDKIQKLKAAIEQAFADSQNPDIQIQEKNGKLYVILPNQILYKSGSADLDAKGIEMIETIAAIFIKNQGLDIDVEGHTDNVPISTKKYADNWDLSVARAVNVVRKLTDSKVNPARLSAVGNGEFYPIIDNSTPENRQQNRRTEFVITPKITGLYQLLNDL, encoded by the coding sequence ATGAAATTCAATGCGTTGGTTTTCGGACTTATTGCTGTTATTCTGACCTTTAGTTCTTGCGTTTCTAAGAAAAAGTACAATTCCTTGTTGTCTGAAAAGGAATCTCTTGAAATGCGGATGAAAACTACTCCCAAGACACCCAATAAAGATGAACAATTGAAGGGTGAACTGCAAAGAAAAGATGCGGAATTGGATGCTATTCGTGCAAAAATAAAAGAGAGCAATGACAAGATTCAAAAATTGAAGGCTGCTATCGAACAAGCTTTTGCAGATAGCCAAAATCCTGATATTCAGATTCAAGAAAAAAACGGTAAATTGTATGTCATTCTACCCAACCAAATTTTATACAAAAGTGGGAGTGCAGATTTGGATGCAAAAGGAATCGAAATGATTGAAACGATTGCTGCTATTTTTATAAAAAATCAAGGCTTGGATATAGATGTGGAAGGGCATACGGATAATGTGCCTATTAGCACCAAAAAATATGCAGATAACTGGGATTTGAGTGTGGCTCGTGCGGTAAATGTGGTACGAAAACTGACTGATTCAAAAGTGAATCCTGCTCGTTTGTCGGCTGTAGGAAATGGAGAGTTTTATCCTATTATAGATAATTCGACACCAGAAAACAGACAGCAAAACCGCAGAACGGAATTTGTGATAACTCCTAAAATTACAGGCCTTTACCAGCTGCTAAATGATTTGTAA